The Girardinichthys multiradiatus isolate DD_20200921_A chromosome 21, DD_fGirMul_XY1, whole genome shotgun sequence genomic sequence tcAATCTCAGAAgaagcaggaacaaaacaataaacggacaggcaggacaggcttggcatgatccacaaaacaagaaatgagcatgatctgagaaTGTTTCTGCGAggaataaacaggacaggtgtgtatatatggagtgtgacaaggtgaaacaagaagacagattaactaggtgcaggtgaaccggataactttaattaacagacagaggaaaacgtggctggagcaaaaacagagactcttgaatacaaacaaacaaaaactaaagcatgaccagaaccaaaaaccaaacttgacaaaacatgaacaagactaaaacatgaccagaaaaataaacagaaatatgattcagaacttgaactgtgaataagaccaacaaaaacaccaaaacacccacaaatcataacagaaacaTAAGAATAAcaacaatggagcctcaggagtggaacactttgatgagaatgtaacatttaaaaaagtaatttatgtagatgacaaaagaagcacatttatctggcccaaagtaaacatctctgagtttaagaaaaacttttgtcagcaaaaattcagattaagttcttttcaaaatacctcaaaatgtgtcattatttgcttcagcaaaatggtttttcatcaggcctaaactctgtttgtccttgtccttcattcagcttctaacaaaaataaaaagtaaaattattgcaaaccttttttgtttgattcacaataatttacattcagtctaaaaccagccgagacagagaactggtacaatatgtcatatattattttgattttaaatcacctataaattgtcttattgaaatctaaatattttggatttgggctaaagcccccaatgttttgagaccctaaaaacgcccctgctGTGTCCAATGTAAAAGAATGTGCATGAtaaaaacttttctttctctcGCGGTTGGCGGTTAGGTGAAAGTAATGATGATCAAACAGTCgtgttttctatttttgaatCATAATGACAACAGATCCTACTTAAATGCCCCTCATGTGTTATtagtttttatgtgtaaaaagtcGATGGGTATCTGGGCACCTGACAGACTCCTGATGTTTCATTCAGTGATGCACTAATGATGTTGGATTTAGAGCAATGAGAAaagcaaaataattattaaaggtCTTTCAATTTTATCAGacaggaaaatgatacataaaGGTATCCAAGGAATTGAAAAAGCCTATTAGCagtattaaaattttaattaagaAGTGGAAAGTAAATGATTCAGTTGAAATCAAAACGCATTAAGGTAGACAACAAGGATTTTAGCCACAACTACCAGAAATAAGTACTATGGCTCTTTCAAGGTGCACAGTTCGGAGGTACTTCAGTAAAAAAGGCTGCGGGTCAAGTTGCCAGCACGAAGCCATCACTACGCCAATGCCTCAAAGTAGCCTAATTACAATGTGCCAAACATCACAGAGAAAACCCCCAAATGTTTATGTGAACAAAAAGAACTTATTGGCCACAACTACACTTGGAGATTAGTCCACAAGGCCTATAGATAAACTAACATGGTCAAATTGATGGCAGGATAAAAGCAACATGTTACCAGAAACTTCtgcaaatatttttgtcttCATCAGCCTTGTAGTTGTGCAAATGATGTACTTGAAAGTTCTGACATGACAGTGATCCATTGCACAACGCCAAGTTGACCGTGGCGATTATTTGCTACAGGAGGAAAAGTGAAGGTTCTGAATCGGCCATCTCATTCTGTTGACCTCAATATCATAGAGCCATTTTGGGAATGTCTCAAACGTGCAGATCATTAAAGACAGCCCAGGCATTTACAGAATCTGGAGTGTTTTCGGAATAAAGACTGAACAGCTTTATGATCTGAAAAAAAGGGGGTTACCCACAACTAGGGATGCTCCGATCAGGCTTTTTGCTGCCGATTCCGATACCGATCACCCATGAGTTCCGATCATTGCCGATCACCGATCACATGGATTGGCAGTAAATTTTTCAATTTAGCTATAAGGGCTACTGGCTACATGATGTGGAAAAAAGGAACCATAGAATCACCTTAATTtagatgaaaaatgtgtttttacttactttttcaaaataaaaaatgcaaaaaacttGTAGGCACAATGCAGCAAATATTTAGCGAAAAGGACAACTGAAAACCTGCTATCAGTAATGCAATCTTTAACAGAGTTAAGTCATTAAGCCTCTTGGCGAATAatgcagtaaaaataaatctcacatTGCCTTAATCAAATtatgtcaaataaaaaaggaattgTTCAAAGGCAAGTGCAGGTTGCATTCAAATAACTGTCATAAGTGCATGAGCAAACTGTTGTGGATTGTCAGAAAAAAACTACATGTTTACCTTTCTTATAATTTACTAAACAAATCAATACTATGGGTCTGTTGcttcatatataaataaaatagccCATTTGCTACTCAAACAACATTAACATGGTCTTAAAGAtcttgaaacagaaaaacagcgcAAGTGAAATTAAAGTGCATTTGCTTTGAACAGGCAAAATGTTGAACAGCATTTTTACATGCTAAATGCCTATTACTTATTGGTAAGCGTTGTGGGAAggttctttttaataaagagaAGCATCTCAGCTTTTTCAGTCATGAGTCTATTCTTGTGTTCGTCCACAATGTTGGATGCAGCACTGAATAAGCGCTCACTCTCCACACTTGTGCATGGTGCAGACAGGTAAGCTCTTGCTACTTTAGCAAGGTCTGGAAAACGTTCCTTATTAGTTTTCCAGTATTCCAATGATGATGCACTCCGAGAGATGGGTGGCTCTGAGAGGTAGATTATCATCTCTGATGGCGTTGGACTGTCGGTGTGAGCCTGCTGTGGGGTTTCTTCTGCCAGGATCTCACCGAATATTGAAGACAAAGATCCTGGTCGTGGCACTTTCTCTGCTGGCTCCCCTGTGCTGTTAGCTTCATGTTCTTGGTTTGGATCCCTCTGAGCGGCTTCTGTCATCAGACCAAGAAGcagtctgtgtgttttggtctcAAGTCCTTCAGAATAAAATCTGTCTTTGTACCTTTAGGGGAGGGGGTCACATTAATTTTCAGGCCAGttgagaataaaaaatgtaactatgttgcttttataatttctataatgctttttttaatccatcattattttgatgaTGATTAGCTCACCTTGGGTCTATGACTGTTGCCAAACTGTAGAGGGGCTCTTCTTCAATGTCAGCAAATCTTTTGGTGACAGCTTCCAGCAACGTGTCCTTATTTATCTTCACaccatgatctgctgcagtctcTTTGGTCAGAATATGCTTTAAAACCATCACAGAGGGTATGACATCAGCAGCAGATGCAGTTGATGAGCATATTTCCTTAGTCAGCTCTTCAAAAGGTTCCAGCAGTGTTGTCATGTTTTCAATCAATTCCCACTGAGAAGATGTAAAGGTTGCAGGTAGCTCAAAGTCAGCAGCGTAAACGCCCAATACTCATTTGTGCTCAAGGAGACTGTGGAGCATATAATAAGTGCTATTCCACCTAGTGCTGACATCTTGTTGCAGTCTTTTGGTGGGCTGGCCAAGTTGTTTCTGTACACTCTGAAGTCTTGCATACGCTAATGGGGAGTGCCTGAAGTGCCTCACAATGCGTCTCCCTTTGGCAATAATGTCACTTACACTGCGCTGTGACAGCACTGCCTCATGGATGGCCAGCTGCAGGGTGTGTGCCATACACCCCAAACTTGGTAAACCAGCATCTATCATAGCTTTCACCATGTTTCTAGCATTATCTCTCAGTATCACGTGTATCTTGTCCTTTGGAATATGCCACgtttgaaacattttctcaaatGTGGTGGCTAAAGCTATGGCAGTATGAGAACCAGAAAACTCCTGGGCATGCAGAACAGCTTTATGAAGTTGAAAATCCGAATCAATCCAGTGAGCTGTTAAACTTAGCATCGACACAGGACTGACGTCCGAGTTCCATATATCAGTCGTGAAACTTAAAGAGGATGAGACGCCTTCTTTAAGGAGATGTTGGAGTGAGAGTACACTGTCTGGTGGAGCTCGGGCAGGGCTACATCTGTGAAGTACTTACGTCCCGGTAGCACGTAGCGGGGCTCCAAGTGTGAGAGCAGTCGGCGGAACCCAGCGTCTTCCACCACGGAGAAAGGCTGGTCATTTAGCCTGATGAATTCAATTATTTTTTGAGTTATTTCCTTAGCCTTCTGACTGCCACGCTCATACGAGCGAGTGTTGGCAATGGTGGGCTGCGTTAACTGCTGTCTGACTGCTCCGGTTgccttcttttcattttctgcagTGAGCCTCGAAAACTCACCATACTCCGCCAAGTGCTTGTTCTTTAAATGTCGTATTAAATTTGTTGTGTTGAAGCATTTTGACGTGCTTCCCCCTCGAGGTATTTTACCATTGCATGTGTTGCAGGACGCAAACTTTACATCACTCTCACAGACCGTATAAAAGCTCCAAACAGCAGACATGTTTGTTCAGGATTTGCCGCCGCGCGCTTGGGCAGTTTGTAGGACATTGGGAGCTACACTACACTGCAAAGTATGAGGTACATGTGATCGGGTTCTGTAATTGGCAATGAAAGACACTGATCGGCACACGTCAATTACATACTTTTTAATGGAAATCGGCAGATAATGATCGGTGGCCGATCGATCGGAACACCACTGCCCACAACTGTTACAAATGATTTCAAGCTGCCGTTGATGTTAAAGGGGGGATTAGACTGTATTGAAGACTAGTTTATGTAAACTTTTGATTGGGGTtatttgggttgtttttgttgCCCTTTAAAAGACACAAGAGTTTGATGATAACCACTAACAATTAGCGAAAAAAGGATTTTGAGTTATCATGCAGATTTTCTTAGGAATGGCTGAAAAAACCCTGAAAAGGTTATATGAAGTTGTCAATACAGCTTTTTCTTAAATGaaattttgttttacacattCAAACAAATGTCTTAGCCATAAAAAGGAAATGTGATTTGTTCTTCTGCATGGGCAAGGTATTAGAAcacattaaagcaaaaaaatgtaaaacatgatttaatgacttttattaaaaattgaaaaaaaaaactgttgccaAAACCATGTAATAGTTATCACAGAGATAATAATGTTGTcaggaatgtttttttgttgttatttaaattttaatgcaATTTGTGCTAAATGTGTTGGTATGTCTGAGTATATAtgaatactcgtactcgtactcgtcgtcttccgctttatccaggaccgggtcgcagactcagcagagacaaccagatgtccctctccccagacacctcctccagctcttctgaggggagcccaaggcattcccaggccagctgagagacatagtccctccagcgtgtcctgggccgtcccctgggcctcttcccagtgggacgtgcctggaacacttccctaggaaggcgtccaggaggcatccggtatagatgcccgagccacctccacttagtgctggcaatgcggaccaaactcctgttccgcttgtacagacaccggatggcccctaataaagggcccccgattccatccTCCTGGAGCATCCCCACAGGGCATCGCGAGGGACACAATCGAAttctttctccaggtccacaaaacacatgtggactggttgggcaaactcccgtgaacccttgagtaccttGTAGAAggcatagagctggtccagtgttccacagccgggttgaaaaccacactgctcctcctgaagccgaggttcgactatcggctggactctcctctccaataccctggcgtaggccttaccagggaagctgaggagtgtgatccccctgtagttggaacacaccctccggtctcccttcttatgaagggggaccaccaccccagtctgccagtccagaggttctgtccccaaccgccacgcaattttgaagaggcgtgtcaaccatgacagccccacaacatccagagacttgaggtactcagggtggatctcgtTCACCCCAAAgtcctgccaccgtggagctttttaaccacgtcggtgacttcagcctgggtgatccatgaatcctgataagcccaaccagttagatagactacaagcatgtcttggatgactttaaattttctgcttctaaattcagacaagacagaagttgtcatctttggaccggagtctttaaaaaagaagctGCTTGGTCAATCACTTAAACTGGATGGCAATAAATTGACCTCGGATAAGTAAAAATCATTGGTgctatttttgaccaggacatgtaatttaaattccatattaaacaggtttctaggatttccttctttcatctccgtaACATTGCCCAAATTAGAAGATAGATTagatatcctgtccaggagtgaccctgaaaaactagtccatgtatttgttacttcaaggctggactattgtaattctctactatcaggatgtccacaaaatgctgttaaaagccttcagctgattcaaaatgctgcagcaagagttctgatgaaaattaaaaagagagatcatatttcccctactttagcttcccttcattggctccctgttaaatccagaatagaatttaaaattctcctcctcacatataaagcccttaatgatttagctccatcatacatcagagatctgattgttccatacattcataacagagcacttcgttctcagactgcaggtttactggtggttccttgagcctctagaagtagaatgggaggcagatcctttagttatcaggctcctctcctgtggaaccagctcccagttttagtccatgaggcagacaccctgtctacttttaaggctaggcttaaaactttcctttttgataaagcttatagttagagtggcttaagttatcctgagctatcttccttatttttttacctccgtcttctttcctccctgttggggagtcaggtttaaccTTAACCGGCTCAATTATGGTTGAGGTACAAACAcaacctccatttctgctacctgtatgaccccctctcttttccaatggttatggtcaatctgacagagaggtcTCCCAATCgttgtagtttttagtataacaatggccatcagtgggctctagatggacaaactgtctacttttaaggctaggcttaaaactttcctttttttaaaagttatagttagagtggcttaggttatcctgagctatctctgtaattatgctgttataggcttaggctgctggaggacataatgaccactttcaccctctttgttacattctcacactactctccaattttgcattatttgctgttatttcagctattaactttgttctctcttttctcttcctagaagctacacctggcttgactctgtgtctacctgtgacacctttctggagaggggcatcgtccaagcttcccctggcaacaacttaatgctcaccctctaccgataatccacatggccctgtctttcagtgtttaccctttctctctcctagacatggcaattgactgagcttccactgtgactaactatatgtgctctctttcagactctaaccttgaaagctggctcagagtttatctgttctttctttctaggtgaaacgactaaaggagctacatccattaacatttacttttccttcccatagaaaggactcctagatccgtgcttctttgttctctttgtgtctctgctctgttctctcaaacccccagtcggtcgtggcagatggccgctcacactgagcctggttctgctggaggtttcttcctgttaaaagggagtttttcctgtccactgtcgctacatgcatgctcagtatgagggattgctgcaaagtcaacgccagtgactgtccactgtctctacatgctcatctgggaggagggaatgctgcaagtcactgactggatgcaatctgctgggttgccttagacagaaaaacgttttatccagtttgaataaattactgaatctgactgcactgttcaatgattaggattaattggaatgtatgtacctgacttttgtgaagtgccttgagatgacgtgttgtgaattggcgctatataaataaactgaattgaacttgaattgatgaaagagtctaaccccaagtccccagcctctgtttcca encodes the following:
- the LOC124858510 gene encoding zinc finger BED domain-containing protein RICESLEEPER 3-like — its product is MVKAMIDAGLPSLGCMAHTLQLAIHEAVLSQRSHILTKETAADHGVKINKDTLLEAVTKRFADIEEEPLYSLATVIDPRYKDRFYSEGLETKTHRLLLGLMTEAAQRDPNQEHEANSTGEPAEKVPRPGSLSSIFGEILAEETPQQAHTDSPTPSEMIIYLSEPPISRSASSLEYWKTNKERFPDLAKVARAYLSAPCTSVESERLFSAASNIVDEHKNRLMTEKAEMLLFIKKNLPTTLTNK